The following proteins are encoded in a genomic region of Syngnathus acus chromosome 22, fSynAcu1.2, whole genome shotgun sequence:
- the nsd2 gene encoding histone-lysine N-methyltransferase NSD2 isoform X1 codes for MDSKGSSLPLMAEPANPVSMKQSPESRSDPSLLMDRAAAQTATTLQNGVLPKMSGHAHGNHGHDRLKDLTSLVLNSDQDAIPKMCAAEPPALKGAEAPPSNGTHQHARGPHGEPGLKASVPQVVKAPLFEPCLASGTSLAAAEGAAEGAALAPEERQEVKKRRRGRPQKPKPQPNLSSSAISKDALGPASEAVEAPAIVSESPANATEALPLPNSFSVGDVVWTKVSGYPWWPCLVTTDPELNHYIKPKPNAKGRSGFLYHVQYFGDAPERGYIFEKNMVPFARESQFQELSLRSKQPVSHVLHKKTLQSVPRKVRPQWKMGVIQATEALAMSPDERLANFIFAYDENGPHLNACILDKLKPEPGTEAEVRLLMGVAAASKRGQRLNGGHLTRKKKDAQPPVPLKKPPRPQQPLKVDGRRKTSTGPSEKMTSAENSAPAKRRLKQTSKRTTTVDAAVEQQPKKRQKNEQVDQKASTRRSWKADKEGKETKKARKEQQVPLAGRPQSSHGVKQPNHKTSLSKRSLSPQDQEEKPKRKRKRKQDGENLGEPTKTKKRRSSLCPEPEGSGSEGCPASPSDSLDGMKKGERKKEFVCQVCERAGDDLVPCEGQCCGMFHLGCLGESFQPDDKPLCRPCSTGVHPCFSCKRSDGDVRRCHVAHCGKFYHEVCARLSPLSVFDSKGFRCPLHTCLSCHYGCRTQHRSTKGRLMRCLRCPVAYHVGDLCLAAGSEMITNTAIICTNHFNAKKGYSHHSHVNVSWCFVCSKGGQLLCCESCPAAFHPDCLNIAMPDGSWFCNDCRTGKKPKYRDIIWVKLGTYRWWPAEIHHPRNVPTNIQHLRHQIGEFPVFFFGSKDYFWTYQGRVFPYMEGDRGSKYQKTGIGKVFKTALLEAESRFKEMKMKREAKEAQEKNRKPPPYKFIKVNKAVGKVQVYVADVSEIPKCNCKPSVERPCGFESECLNRMLQYECHPQVCPSGQRCCNQDFSKRLYPDTKIIKTPGKGWGLMALRDVKKGEFVNEYVGELIDEDECRARIKHAHENNITDFYMLTIDKDRIIDAGPKGNFSRFMNHSCQPNCETQKWTVNGDTRVGLFAICDIPAGTELTFNYNLDCLGNEKTACRCGAPNCSGFLGDRPKNSSGQVADPKAKRPKRKYRKRRTEGKKSDDECFRCGDGGQLVICGKKTCTKAFHLSCLNLSKRPFGRWDCPWHHCDVCGKNSHAFCQLCPNSFCKAHQEGALRAWPPTGQLCCLEHDEQQDVALAAVPAIACPNGPRKTPVKNAKRKTAEA; via the exons ATGGACAGCAAAGGAAGTTCCTTGCCTTTGATGGCCGAGCCGGCAAACCCCGTCAGTATGAAGCAGTCGCCAGAGTCGCGCAGCGACCCTTCCCTGCTCATGGACCGGGCCGCCGCGCAAACAGCCACCACCTTGCAGAACGGCGTACTCCCGAAGATGTCCGGCCACGCTCACGGCAACCACGGACATGACCGACTCAAGGACCTCACGTCTCTGGTCCTCAACAGCGACCAGGACGCCATCCCCAAGATGTGCGCCGCTGAGCCGCCCGCCCTCAAGGGCGCCGAAGCTCCTCCTTCCAACGGAACCCATCAACACGCGCGTGGCCCTCACGGTGAGCCGGGGCTGAAGGCGAGCGTACCCCAAGTGGTCAAGGCGCCGCTCTTTGAGCCCTGCTTGGCCAGCGGGACCAGCTTGGCCGCCGCCGAGGGTGCCGCCGAGGGTGCTGCCTTGGCGCCCGAGGAAAGACAGGAAGTGAAGAAGCGGCGGCGGGGGAGACCTCAGAAACCAAAACCTCAACCCAACCTCAGTTCGTCCGCCATATCCAAAGATGCTCTTGGTCCCGCTTCGGAGGCAGTGGAGGCG CCTGCAATCGTCTCTGAGTCGCCAGCAAACGCGACAGAAGCTCTGCCTTTGCCGAACAGCTTCTCTGTTGGCGACGTGGTGTGGACCAAGGTGTCAGGCTACCCCTGGTGGCCCTGTCTTGTGACCACCGACCCTGAACTCAACCACTACATCAAACCCAAACCAAACG cTAAAGGCAGGTCAGGCTTTCTTTACCATGTGCAGTATTTTGGAGATGCTCCTGAAAGGGGCTACATTTTTGAGAAGAACATGGTGCCTTTTGCTCGGGAGAGCCAGTTCCAGGAACTCAGCCTGCGCAGCAAGCAGCCGGTCTCGCATGTCCTTCACAAAAAG ACCCTTCAATCAGTGCCCCGTAAAGTGCGCCCCCAGTGGAAGATGGGCGTCATCCAGGCCACCGAGGCGCTGGCCATGTCGCCCGACGAGCGCTTGGCCAACTTCATCTTTGCGTACGACGAGAACGGGCCTCACCTCAACGCCTGCATCCTGGACAAGCTGAAGCCCGAACCCGGCACCGAGGCAGAGGTCCGGCTCCTGATGGGCGTGGCCGCTGCCTCCAAGCGTGGACAGCGGCTGAACGGAGGCCATCTGAcgagaaagaagaaagatgCT CAACCCCCGGTGCCTCTCAAGAAGCCGCCAAGACCTCAACAACCTCTAAAGGTGGACGGGAGGCGGAAAACATCAACAGGTCCTTCTGAGAAGATGACGTCGGCAGAAAATTCAGCTCCGG CTAAGAGGCGGCTGAAGCAAACCTCCAAAAGGACAACCACGGTTGACGCAGCCGTGGAGCAGCAGCCCaaaaagaggcaaaaaaat GAGCAGGTCGACCAGAAGGCCAGTACGAGGAGGAGTTGGAAAGCTGACAAAGAAGGCAAAGAAACCAAGAAGGCACGAAAAGAGCAGCAAGTGCCTCTTGCAGGTAGACCACAATCGAGCCATGGTGTTAAGCAGCCCAACCACAAGACCAGTTTGTCAAAGCGTTCCCTTTCTCCACAAGACCAAGAAGAGAAACCAAAGCGCAAAAGGAAGCGGAAGCAAGATGGCGAAAACCTCGGCGAGCCCACCAAGACCAAAAAGAGACGTTCGTCCCTTTGTCCTGAACCTGAG GGTTCCGGAAGCGAAGGTTGTCCCGCTTCTCCGAGCGACAGCCTAGACGGCATGAAAAAGGGAGAACGCAAGAAAGAGTTTGTCTGCCAG GTGTGCGAGCGGGCCGGCGACGACCTGGTTCCCTGCGAAGGTCAGTGCTGCGGAATGTTCCACCTCGGCTGTCTGGGCGAAAGCTTTCAGCCGGACGACAAGCCGCTGTGCCGGCCGTGCAGCACGG GGGTTCACCCGTGCTTCTCATGCAAGCGGTCGGACGGGGATGTGCGGCGCTGCCACGTGGCACACTGCGGCAAGTTCTACCACGAAGTGTGCGCCCGCCTCAGCCCACTCAGTGTCTTTGACAGCAAAGGTTTCCGCTGCCCACTGCACACTTGCCTCAGCTGCCACTATGGCTGCCGCACGCAGCACAGGTCCACCAAAG GGCGGTTGATGCGGTGCCTGCGCTGCCCGGTGGCCTACCACGTGGGCGACCTGTGCCTGGCGGCGGGCAGTGAGATGATCACTAACACCGCCATCATTTGCACCAACCATTTCAACGCCAAGAAGGGATATAGCCACCACAGTCACGTCAACGTCAGCTGGTGCTTCGTCTGCTCCAAAG GAGGTCAGCTGCTGTGCTGCGAGTCGTGTCCCGCCGCCTTCCACCCCGACTGCCTGAACATCGCCATGCCCGACGGCAGCTGGTTCTGCAACGACTGCCGCACCGGCAAGAAGCCCAAATACCGAGACATCATCTGGGTCAAACTGGGAACTTACCG TTGGTGGCCAGCGGAGATTCACCACCCGCGCAACGTCCCCACCAACATCCAGCACCTTCGCCACCAAATCGGAGAGTTCCCGGTCTTCTTCTTTGGCTCCAAGGACTACTTCTGGACTTACCAGGGCCGCGTGTTCCCCTACATGGAAGGCGACCGAGGAAGCAAGTACCAGAAAACCGGCATCGGCAAAGTCTTCAAGACGG CGCTGCTAGAGGCTGAATCTCGGTTCAAGGAAATGAAGATGAAGCGAGAGGCCAAGGAAGCACAGGAGAAAAATCGAAAGCCGCCCCCGTACAAATTCATCAAG GTCAACAAGGCGGTGGGCAAGGTGCAGGTGTACGTGGCCGACGTGTCGGAGATCCCCAAGTGCAACTGCAAGCCCTCGGTGGAACGTCCATGCGGCTTTGAGTCGGAGTGCCTGAACCGCATGCTGCAATACGAGTGCCACCCGCAGGTGTGCCCCAGCGGCCAGCGCTGCTGCAACCAGGACTTCAGCAAGCGCCTCTACCCAGACACCAAGATCATTAAGACGCCCGGCAAGGGCTGGGGCCTGATGGCGCTGCGTGACGTCAAGAAG GGCGAGTTCGTCAACGAGTACGTCGGAGAGCTGATCGACGAGGACGAATGCCGGGCCAGGATCAAACACGCTCACGAGAACAACATCACCGACTTCTACATGCTCACCATCGACAAG gACCGAATCATCGACGCCGGTCCCAAGGGCAACTTCTCCCGCTTCATGAACCACAGCTGCCAGCCCAACTGTGAGACGCAGAAATGGACTGTCAACGGGGACACGCGCGTGGGACTGTTTGCCATCTGCGACATCCCGGCGG GCACCGAGCTGACGTTCAACTACAATTTGGACTGTCTGGGCAACGAAAAGACGGCGTGCCGCTGCGGCGCCCCCAACTGCAGTGGCTTCCTGGGAGATCGCCCCAag AACTCCAGCGGTCAGGTGGCAGATCCCAAAGCCAAAAGGCCCAAGCGCAAGTACCGGAAGCGGCGGACGGAGGGCAAGAAGTCAGACGACGAGTGTTTCCGCTGCGGCGACGGAGGCCAGCTGGTCATCTGCGGCAAGAAGACCTGTACCAAAGCCTTCCACTTGTCCTGTCTCAACCTCTCCAAGAGGCCCTTTG GTCGCTGGGACTGCCCGTGGCACCACTGCGACGTCTGCGGCAAGAACTCCCATGCCTTCTGCCAACTGTGTCCCAACTCCTTCTGCAAGGCCCACCAGGAGGGAGCACTGCGTGCCTGGCCGCCCACGGGCCAGCTGTGCTGCCTGGAGCACGATGAGCAGCAGGACGTCGCCCTCGCTGCCGTTCCTGCCATCGCCTGTCCCAATGGCCCAAGGAAAACCCCGGTCAAGAACGCCAAGAGGAAAACGGCCGAAGCTTAA